In Nicotiana tabacum cultivar K326 chromosome 19, ASM71507v2, whole genome shotgun sequence, one DNA window encodes the following:
- the LOC107793294 gene encoding serine carboxypeptidase-like 42: MQMGFHHLLLIGFGFIIILNNVNGHPIEDLVENLPGQPKVGFRQYAGYVDVDEKAGRSLFYYFVEAEKDADKLPLTLWLNGGPGCSSIGGGAFTELGPFFPRGDGRGLRRNTKSWNKASNLLFIESPAGVGWSYSNTSSDYTCGDDSTAKDMLTFMIRWYAKFSELKSKPLFLTGESYAGHYIPQLANVILDYNKQSNDFKFNLKGVAIGNPLLRLDRDVPAVYEYYWSHGMISDEIYLRIKEHCNFDDYEFPVPHNEPISCNQAIDEAYKIISDYINVYDVILDVCYPSIVQQELRLHKQVTKMSVGVDVCMTSERYFYFNLPEVQKALHANRTNLPYEWSMCSDVLNYSQSDGDTDMLPSLKNIIQHDVPLWIFSGDQDSVVPLIGSRTLVRELANDLNLKTTVAYGAWFHKGQVGGWQVEYGHKLTFATVRGAAHMVPYAQPSRALHLFSSFVHGRRLPNTTRIPIA, from the exons ATGCAAAtgggatttcatcatcttcttcttataGGATTTGGTTTTATTATTATCTTGAATAATGTTAATGGACATCCAATAGAAGATCTGGTGGAAAATTTACCAGGACAACCAAAAGTTGGGTTTAGACAATACGCTGGATATGTGGATGTAGATGAAAAGGCAGGGAGAAGTTTGTTTTATTACTTTGTTGAAGCTGAGAAAGATGCTGATAAACTTCCTCTTACTCTTTGGTTAAATGGAG GTCCAGGATGTTCCTCAATTGGAGGGGGTGCCTTTACAGAACTAGGACCCTTCTTTCCTAGAGGTGATGGCCGTGGTCTCAGAAGAAATACTAAATCTTGGAATAAAG CATCAAATCTTCTATTTATTGAATCTCCTGCTGGTGTTGGATGGTCTTATTCAAACACATCTAGTGATTATACTTGCGGAGATGACTCCACTG CTAAGGATATGCTCACTTTCATGATCAGATGGTACGCAAAGTTTTCAGAATTAAAATCTAAGCCTTTGTTCCTTACAGGTGAAAGTTATGCAG GACATTATATACCACAGTTGGCAAATGTCATACTAGACTACAACAAGCAGTCCAATGATTTTAAGTTTAACCTAAAGGGAGTAGCT ATTGGAAATCCACTTTTGAGACTAGACAGAGATGTTCCAGCAGTGTACGAATATTACTGGTCACATGGAATGATATCAGATGAAATATATTTGAGAATCAAAGAACACTGCAATTTTGATGATTATGAATTCCCAGTTCCTCATAATGAGCCAATCTCATGCAACCAAGCTATTGATGAAGCATATAAAATAATTTCTGACTATATTAATGTGTACGACGTTATTTTGGATGTCTGTTATCCTTCTATCGTTCAGCAAGAGCTGCGTTTAcataaacaa GTTACAAAGATGAGTGTTGGAGTTGATGTTTGCATGACATCAGAAAGATACTTCTATTTCAACCTTCCTGAGGTTCAGAAGGCTCTTCATGCTAATCGCACTAATCTACCTTACGAATGGAGCATGTGCAGTGA TGTGCTGAATTACTCTCAATCAGATGGTGACACTGATATGCTTCCATCCCTCAAAAACATTATTCAACATGATGTTCCTCTTTGGATATTCAG TGGAGATCAAGACTCAGTGGTACCACTAATAGGGTCAAGAACATTAGTGCGTGAATTAGCTAATGATTTAAATTTGAAGACAACAGTAGCATATGGAGCATGGTTTCACAAAGGGCAAGTAGGAGGATGGCAAGTTGAATATGGTCATAAACTCACTTTTGCAACAGTAAGAGGAGCTGCTCATATGGTTCCATATGCACAGCCATCTAGGGCTTTGCATCTTTTCAGCTCATTCGTTCATGGAAGAAGATTGCCTAATACCACTCGTATTCCCATTGCCTGA